Within Pseudomonas alloputida, the genomic segment GGCGACCTGTGGCGCCTGCAGCCGTGGGTGCCGATCCCCGCTGCCTCGACGGTACGCCCAGCGTCGTACCTTGAACTGGCGGTAGATGCCAGCGCGCTCAAGGGCAAGCGCTTTGGCGTCCCACGCATGTATATAAATGCCGATCCCGAAGCGGGCACCGCCGAGAAGCCAGGCATCGGCGGGCCGACCGGCCAACGCATCAACACCCGCGCCACGGTGATCGACCTGTGGCAACAAGCACGCCAGGCCCTGGAAGCGGCGGGTGCCGAAGTACTGGAAGTGGACTTCCCGCTGGTGTCCAACTGCGAAGGCGACCGCCCAGGTGCGCCGACCGTGTACAACCGTGGCATCGTCAGCAAGGCATTCCTGCATGACGAACTGTGGGAACTGTCGGGCTGGGCCTTTGACGACTTCCTGCGCGCCAACGATGACCCCAAGCTTAATCGCCTGGCCGATGTCGACGGGCTGAAGATCTTCCCCCACGACCCGGGCACCCTGCCCAACCGTGAAGACGACCTGGCTGCCGGCATGGACGAGTACGTCAACATGGCCAAACGTGGCCTGAAGACCTGGGACCAGATCGAGACCCTGCCCGACGGCCTGCGCGGCCTGGAGCAGACCCGCAAGCTGGACCTGGAAGACTGGATGGACAAGCTGGGCCTGGACGCGGTGCTGTTCCCCACCGTAGCCGACGTTGGCCCGGCCGATGCCGATATCAACCCGGTATCGGCGGACATCGCCTGGAGCAACGGTGTCTGGGTAGCCAACGGCAACCTGGCAATCCGTCACCTGGGCGTGCCGACCGTGACCGTGCCGATGGGCGTGATGGCCGATATCGGTATGCCGGTGGGGCTGACCTTTGCCGGGAAGGCCTATAGCGACAACGCGCTGCTGAGTTTTGCTGCCGCGTTCGAGGCCACCGGCTCGCGCCGGATGGTTCCGCCGCGCACGCCGGCGCTCGGCTGAGTCTTACAGGGCCCGCGAAAGCAGATCGCGAATTTCAACTATATGTGTAAAAATGCACAAACAGTTGATTTTGCGGTCTGCCATGCCTATCCCCCCCAGCGAAGAACGCCAACTCACCCTCACCGTGCTCAAGGCCGCGATCCAGGCACTGGGCAGCGTTGCCGCACGCAACATGGAAATACTCCTGCACGACCTTGACCACCCCGAACACTCGGTGGTGGCGATCGTCAACGGGCATCTTTCCGGCCGCAGCGTGGGCAGCCCGATCCTTGCCGCACCGGAGCAGGACCAGGGTTTCAAGGCACTGATGCAGGCCTCGGCCGACCAGCACGGCCGTGAGCCGGTGGTGCTGCCCGATTACCCCACTACGCTCAAAGGCCGCACGCTACGAAGTGCCACGGCAATCTTCCGTGACAGCAGCGGCCACCCGTTCGCCAGCCTGTGCGTCAACACCGACGTCACCGGCCTGGATGCTGCCATGAACTTTCTCCAGCAGCTGCAGCCGCTGGGGGCCATACCTGCGGTCAACGAACCTGCCGACATGGAGCTGCTGATGAGCGAGATCATCCAGGCCGCCCTGCAGCGCAGCGGCCAGGGGCGGATGAACAAACAGGCCAAGGTCGAGGCCGTGCGCGTCATGCAGGAGCGCGGCCTGTTCATCGTCAAGGGCGGCGTCGAGAAGGCTGCCAGCGCCCTCGGCGTGACGCGCTACACCATTTACAACTACCTCGAGCAACTACGCGGAGCCAGCCAATGACCTTGCACATTCATACCCCCCTGATCGAGTCGCGCCCGCTGTCGTTGGCGGCCGGTCGTAATATCTGGCTCAAGCTCGACGCCCTGCAACCCTGCGGTTCGTTCAAACTGCGCGGTGTAGGCCACGCCTGCGAGGTACACCACGCGCGTGGCGCCCGGCACTTTGTGTCCTCGTCAGGTGGCAATGCCGGTTTGGCAGTCGCCTATGCCGGACGCAAGCTGGGGGTGCCGGTGACCGTGGTGATACCCGAAACCACCACCGAACGGGCCAAGCAGTTGCTGCACCTGGAAGACGCCAAGGTGGTGGTGCAAGGCAGTTCCTGGCAAGAGGCCAACGCCCTGGCACAGACACTGGTAGGCCCGAACGATGCCTTCATCCACCCATTCGACGACCCACTGCTGTGGGCCGGGCATGCCAGCCTGGTGGATGAAGTGGCCGAGGCCGGCCTGAAGCCGGACGCGGTGGTGTTGTCAGTCGGCGGGGGCGGCTTGCTCAGTGGCGTGGTGGAGGGGCTCAAGCGCAATGGCTGGGGCGATGTGCCTGTGCTGGCGGTAGAAACCGAGGGCGCGGCGTCGCTGCATGCGGCCATGCAGGCTGGGCATTCGGTGGAGCTGGAGCGCATCGCCTCGGTGGCGACGTCGCTGGGGGCCAAGCGTGTGGCTGATCAGGCGCTGATGTGCGTGCAGCAGCATCCGGTGCACAGCCATCTGGTCAGCGATCGCGCAGCGCTGGAGGCCTGTGAGCGGTTCTTGCTGGACCACCGTGTGCTGGTCGAGCCCGCGTGCGGGGCGGCGTTGGCAGTGGCCTATGATGCCAAGGCTCTGGGCGCCTTGCGCAATGTCCTGGTGGTGGTCTGTGGTGGCGCTACCGCAACACTGGAGCAGATCCAGGCCTGGCTGCAGCAGGCAGACTGAAGCTGCCATCTGTCGGGGGTGATTACGACAGTCACATGCACCTGATCTACTAGGCTCGCCGCAACCGAAAAAGCCCTCGCAATAGCGTCAACCCTGACGAAATGCGTATCCCGCCCTTTCGGTCTGCGGCAAGTGAAGGCACAATGCGTGTCCTTTTTTTGGCCGGCCTGGCCGGGGGCCTTTAAATGATCAAGACGCCGTATTACCTCATCGATAAAACCAAGCTGCTCAGCAACATGGAGAAGATCGCCTACGTGCGCGAACACTCCGGTGCCAAGGCGCTGCTCGCCCTCAAGTGCTTCGCCACCTGGTCGGTGTTCGACCTGATGCAGCAGTACATGGACGGTACCACCTCGTCCTCCCTGTTCGAGCTCAAGCTCGGCCGCCAGAAGTTCGCCGGCGAAACCCATGCCTATAGCGTGGCCTGGGCCGACGACGAGGTCGAGGAGATGCTTGAGAACTGCGACAAGATCATCTTCAACTCGATCGGCCAGCTGCAACGCTTTGCCGAACAGTCCGAAGGCAAGGTGCGTGGTCTGCGCGTCAACCCGCAGGTCAGCAGCTCCGACTACCTGCTGGCCGACCCGGCCCGCCCGTTCAGCCGCCTGGGCGAATGGGACCCGGCGAAGATCGAACAGGTGATCGAACAGATCTCCGGCTTCATGTTCCACAACAACTGCGAGAACGGTGACTTCGGCCTGTTCGACAAGATGCTCACGCACATCGAAGAGCGTTTCGGCCACCTGCTGCACAAGGTCGAGTGGGTCAGCCTTGGTGGCGGCATTCACTTCACCGGTGAAGACTATGCAGTAGACGCCTTCTGCGCGCGCCTGAAGGCGTTCTCGGAAAAATACGGCGTGCAGGTTTACCTGGAGCCGGGCGAAGCCGCCATCACCAACAGCGCTTCGCTGGAAGTGACCGTGCTCGATACCCTGTACAACGGCAAGCACCTGGCCGTGGTCGACAGCTCGATCGAAGCGCACCTGCTCGACCTGCTGATCTACCGCCTCAACGCCAAGATGGCCCCCAATGACGGCGAGCATACCTACATGGTCTGCGGCAAGTCATGCCTGGCCGGTGACATCTTCGGCGAGTACCAATTCGACCGTCCGCTGGCCATTGGCGATCGCCTGTCGTTCATCGACACGGCGGGTTACACCATGGTCAAGAAAAACTGGTTCAACGGGCTGAAGATGCCTTCCATCGTGGTCAAGCAGCTCGACGGCAGCGTCGAAGTCGTCCGCGAGTTCGGTTTCGAAGACTACGTTTCCAGCCTGTCGTAAGACCGGCTTTCAAGTAAGGAGCAAAGGGTAAATTGAAGAAGAACGTTCTTATCATTGGTGCAGGAGGTGTCGCCAAGGTGGTGGCCCACAAGTGCGCGCAGCATAACGACGAACTGGGTCGTATCGCCATCGCGTCACGGAACATCTCCAAATGCCAGGCCATCATCGACAGCGTCAAGGCCAAGGGTAGCCTCAAGGTACCCGCCGACATCCAGGCCTTCTCGCTCAATGCCCTCGATGTCGAGGCAACCAAGGCGCTGATCCGCGAAACCGAATCGCAGATCGTGATCAATGTGGGTTCCGCCTTCCTCAACATGTCGGTGCTGCGTGCTTGCATCGATACGGGTGTCGCCTATCTGGACACCGCCATCCACGAAGAGCCGGGCAAGATCTGCGAGACCCCACCGTGGTACGGCAACTACGAGTGGAAACACCTCGAAGAGTGCCAGGCAAAGAACATTACCGCCATTCTCGGCGTCGGTTTCGACCCGGGTGTGGTGAACAGCTACGCCAAGCTGGCGCAGCAGCAGTATTTCGACAGCATTGATTCGATCGATATTCTCGACGTCAATGCCGGTTCGCATGGCAAGTACTTTGCCACCAACTTCGACCCGGAAATCAACTTCCGCGAGTTCACCGGACAAGTGTGGAGCTGGCAGAACAGCCAGTGGACCAGCAACACCATGTTCGAGGTCAAGCGTACCGACGACCTGCCAGTGGTAGGCTCGCAAAACCTGTACCTGACCGGCCACGATGAAGTTCACTCGATTTCGAAGAACCTCAACGTCCCGAACGTGCGCTTCTGGATGAGCTTCGGCGAGCACTACATCAACGTGTTCACTGTTCTGAAAAACCTGGGCCTGCTCAGCGAGCAACCGGTGAAAACCGCCGAAGGCCTGGAAGTGGTACCGCTGAAAGTGGTCAAGGCCGTACTGCCAGACCCGGCCTCGCTGGCCCCTGGCTACACCGGCAAGACCTGCATCGGCGACCTGGTCAAAGGCACCAAGGATGGCCAGCCGCGCGAAGTGTTCATCTACAACGTGGCCGACCACGAAGAAGCCTACGCCGAGACCGACAGCCAGGGCATTTCCTACACCGCCGGTGTACCGCCAGTGGCCGCTGCCCTGCTGGTCGCTCGTGGCGAGTGGGATGCCAAGCGCATGGTCAACGTCGAGGAGCTGCCAGCCGAGCCGTTCCTCAAGGCGCTGGACGTGATGGGCCTGCCGACCCGCGTCAAAGATGAAAAAGGCGATCGTCCCTGGGACGCTGAAGCCTAAGCGACAAACAGAAGGGGTGCCATGCAGGACCCCTTCTGCTTTCCAGGTCCAGGATCGCCACAGCCCTGAAACAAGCACGTAACCTGTGGGAACGGGCAAGCCCGCGAAGAGGCCGGCGCAAGATCACGCTCTACTTGCGGGCCTCCAGAATCAGGTTGAACGGCGTCTGCGTCGCGCGCCGGAAGCGGCTGAACCCCGCCTCCTCGAAGACGGCCCGCAATCGCGCCTCCCCGGCCTGCGCACCCAACCCCAGTCCCACTTCCTGCGACAACGAATTGGGCGTGCAGATAAACGTCGACGCCGCATAGAACAAGCGCCCGACCGGTGTCAGGTTACCCTCCAGCGAGTCCTCGGCATATGGCTCCACCAGCATGACCGTGCCATCAGCTTTCAAAGCATGGTAGGCATGCCTGGCTGCCCCGACCGGGTCACCCATGTCGTGCAGGCAATCGAAGAAGCACACCAGGTCATGATCATGCCCCGGGTACTCCTTGGCGCTGGCCTGCTGGAAGCTCACCCGCCCCTCCAACCCCGCTTCCCGTGCACGCGCGTTGGCGGTGACGATTGAAGGCTGATGATAGTCGTACCCCACGAAGGTCGACGCCGGAAACGCCTGCGCCATCACCAGCGTCGAGGCACCATGACCGCAGCCCACGTCCGCCACCTTGGCGCCCGCCTGCAGCTTGGCCACCACACCCTCCAGTGCCGGCAGCCAATCCGCAACCAGGAAGGTGCGATACCCCGGCCGGAAAAAGCGCTCGGTACCGCTGAACATGCACGGGTGGTGATCGCCCCAGGCCAACCCGCCATCGCCGCGCATGGCGGCTACCAGCTTGTCCTTGTCATGGAACAGCGCCGCCACCACTGCCGCGCCGCCGGCCATGTAGGCCGGGGAGTCCTCCAGCGCCAGGGCCATGGCCTGTTCTTCAGGCAGCACAAAACGGCCCTTGTCATGGACCATGTAGCCCGATGCCGCCTGGGCATTCAACCATTCTCGCACCAGCCGCGGGTGGCAGCCGGTCTTTTCCGCCAGTTGCTCAGGGGTGACCGCCTGGCTGTCGGCCATGGCCCGGTACAGCCCCAGTTCATCGCCGAGAATGACATTGGCCAGCGTCGCCGCTGCGCCCATGTCGCCCACCAGCTTGCCCATGAAATCGTGAAGCCTTGCCTCGTCCATGACCTGCCCTCCTCTGCAAGAAGGCCATCGCCAACGAGGGACGTCCGCTCCGGGAAGGCGGTGGTCGGTTCAAGGGTTTTCGTTCGCGGTACAACACGCTACCGCGAGCTGTCAGTAAGTTTAGATGCTCTGCCTGGGCGACGTGGAATAACGGCCATATGGCCCACGAGCATTTCCCTCAGGTCACAATTCCTAAACAACGATGTGACATTTTTTTTCAGCTTTCCTATCAAGGAGCTGTCAAATGAAGGTCACGGTTTTCGGAACCGGCTATGTCGGCCTGACCCAGGCAGTGTGCCTGGCCCAGGTAGGCCATTCGGTGTTGTGCATGGATGTCGATGCCGATCGGGTGGCCAGCCTGAGTGAAGGCCATTGCCCGATCTTCGAGCCCGGCCTTGCGCCGCTGCTGGAGAAGAACCTCGCCTGCGGTCGGCTGCGCTTCACCACGGATGCCGCAGCGGCTGCCAACTATGCCCGGTTGCAGTTCATTGCCGTCGGTACTCCGCCGCAAGCCGATGGTAGCGCCGACCTGAAGCACGTTTTCGCCGTGGTCGACAGCATCCTCGAACACGCTGACGGGCCCAAAGTAATCGTCAACAAGTCCACCGTGCCGGTGGGTACGGTACACCGCATCAAGGCACGCATCGCCCAGGCCGTGGCCGATACCAGCCGCTTCCAGGTGATCAGCAACCCGGAGTTTCTCAAGGAAGGGTCTGCGGTGGATGACTGCATGCGCCCCCAGCGCATCATCATCGGCGGCGCAGAAGCGGCCGAAGTGGAGTTGCTACGCGAGCTTTACCTGCCGTTCAACCGCAACCGCGAAAAGTTCATGGTCATGGACGCGCGCAGTGCCGAGCTGACCAAGTACGCAGCCAACTGCATGCTGGCCACCAAGATTTCCTTCATCAACGAAATCGCCAACCTGGCCGAGCACCTGGGGGCCGACATCGAAATGGTGCGCCGTGGCATCGGCTCGGACCCGCGCATCGGTTACGACTTCATCTACGCCGGCTGCGGTTTTGGCGGCTCGTGCTTCCCCAAAGACCTGCAAGCCCTGCGCCACAGTGCCGAGGCGGAAGGCTTCGAGACACAGTTGCTGCGGGCAGTAGAGTCGGTCAACGAGCAGCAGAAGGGCCGGCTGTTCAGCAAGATCCAGCGCCATTACCCCGGCGGCCTGCGGGGCAAGGTGTTTGCCCTGTGGGGGTTGTCGTTCAAGCCCAATACCAATGATATCCGCGAAGCTTCCAGCCGGGTCCTGCTGGAAGCACTGTGGGCCGCGGGCGCGCGGGTGCAGGCTCACGACCCTCAGGCCATGGAAGAAATCCGGCGCCACTACGGCCCGCGTGCCGACCTGCAACTGGTGCCCTGCAAGGACGATGCGTTGCGGGGCGCCGATGCCCTGGTGATCGTCACCGAATGGCAGGACTACCGTGTGCTCAACCTGGACGAGGTGCCGCAGCAGCTGGCCGACCGGGTGGTGTTCGATGGCCGCAACCTGTACGAACCCGAGCACATGGCCTCGGCAGGGCTGGCTTACTACGGCATCGGACGTGGCAAGATTGCGCCAGCTTGACGGCAATGATTACCGGCTGGCCACTCCCTGGCTGTCAGCCGGCCTTATCGACTCAGGGCGCTGCGGACTGACAGGCGGCTCAAGCTGCAGCACCTCGTTGGTATATGCCCACTCCTTCTCTAGCTGATCCGGGTGGTCGTTCAGGCGGATGCCATAGGACGGGATGATCTGTTTGATCTTGGCCTGCCACTCGGGCGACGCCACCTTGTTCTTGAACACCTTGTTCAACACATCGAGCATGATAGGCGCAGCGGTCGACGCACCGGGAGAGGCCCCCAGCAAGCCGGCGATACTGCCGTCCCTGGACGTCACCACCTCGGTACCGAGCTTGAGCACGCCGCCCAACGCTTCGTCTTTCTTGATGATTTGCACCCGCTGGCCCGCCTGCCACAGCCGCCAGTCTTCTTTCTTCGCCTCGGGGAAGTAGGTGCGCAGCGCTTCGAAGCGGTCATCGTCCGATTGCAGCACCTGCCCGATCAGGTACTGCACCAGGTCGAACTCGCGTACCCCTACCCGCACCATCGGCCAGGCATTGTGCACGCTGGTACTGGCGAGCAGGTCAAGCAATGAGCCCTGCTTGAGGAACTTGGTCGAGAAGGTGGCAAACGGCCCAAACAGGATCAGGCGCTTGCCATCAAGTACCCGGGTGTCCAAGTGCGGCACCGACATGGGCGGCGCACCGGTTGCGGCAATGCCATAGGCCTTGGCCATGTGGCGCTGGGCGATAGCCGGGTTGTCAGTGACCAGGAACGAGCCACCGACCGGGAAGCCGCCATAGTTCTTGGCCTCGTCGATACCCGACTTCTGCAGCAGCGGCAGTGCCGCCCCGCCAGCGCCGATGAACAGGAACCGGGCATCGGTGGCTGCCTTGCTGCCATTCTTCAGATTCTTGTACTCGACGTGCCAGGAACCGTCGTCGTTACGGGTGATGTCCTGCACTTCGCTCGACAGCTTGAGATCGAAGTTCGGCCGCGTCTGCAGGTAACCCACATACTGCCGGGTGATCTCGCCAAAGTTGACGTCGGTGCCGATCGGCGTCCAGGTCACGGCCAGCTTCTGGTTGGGATCGCGGCCTTCCATCATCAGCGGGACCCATTTGCGGATCTGCTCGTGGTCTTCGGAGTACTGCATGGGTTTGAACAGGGGGCTGGCCTGCAGCGCCTCGTAGCGCTTCTTCAGGAAGCGGATATTGTCATCGCCCCAGACAAAGCTCATGTGCGGGGTGGTGTTGATGAACGAATGCGGGTTTTTCAGCACGCCCTGCTTGACCTGCCAGGCGAGAAACTGGCGCGTTACCTGGAACGACTCGTTGATTTCAACTGCCT encodes:
- a CDS encoding class I SAM-dependent methyltransferase, with protein sequence MDEARLHDFMGKLVGDMGAAATLANVILGDELGLYRAMADSQAVTPEQLAEKTGCHPRLVREWLNAQAASGYMVHDKGRFVLPEEQAMALALEDSPAYMAGGAAVVAALFHDKDKLVAAMRGDGGLAWGDHHPCMFSGTERFFRPGYRTFLVADWLPALEGVVAKLQAGAKVADVGCGHGASTLVMAQAFPASTFVGYDYHQPSIVTANARAREAGLEGRVSFQQASAKEYPGHDHDLVCFFDCLHDMGDPVGAARHAYHALKADGTVMLVEPYAEDSLEGNLTPVGRLFYAASTFICTPNSLSQEVGLGLGAQAGEARLRAVFEEAGFSRFRRATQTPFNLILEARK
- a CDS encoding amidase; this encodes MIEVTEVSIAELRDALETGRTTAVELVKAYLARIDAYDGADTATALNAVVVRNPEALKEAEASDARRAKGQVLSPLDGIPYTAKDSYLVKGLTAASGSPAFKDLVAQRDAFTIERLRAAGAVCLGKTNMPPMANGGMQRGVYGRAESPYNADYLTAPFASGSSNGAGTATAASFSAFGLAEETWSSGRGPASNNGLCAYTPSRGVISVRGNWPLTPTMDVVVPYARTMADLLEILDVVVADDADKRGDLWRLQPWVPIPAASTVRPASYLELAVDASALKGKRFGVPRMYINADPEAGTAEKPGIGGPTGQRINTRATVIDLWQQARQALEAAGAEVLEVDFPLVSNCEGDRPGAPTVYNRGIVSKAFLHDELWELSGWAFDDFLRANDDPKLNRLADVDGLKIFPHDPGTLPNREDDLAAGMDEYVNMAKRGLKTWDQIETLPDGLRGLEQTRKLDLEDWMDKLGLDAVLFPTVADVGPADADINPVSADIAWSNGVWVANGNLAIRHLGVPTVTVPMGVMADIGMPVGLTFAGKAYSDNALLSFAAAFEATGSRRMVPPRTPALG
- the mqo gene encoding malate dehydrogenase (quinone); amino-acid sequence: MKITIKPKLAMAGLALAIGMLNAQAAETRKVDVLLVGGGIMSSTLAVWLNELEPGWSMEMVERLDKVAEESSNGWNNAGTGHSALAELNYTPEKDGKIDISKAVEINESFQVTRQFLAWQVKQGVLKNPHSFINTTPHMSFVWGDDNIRFLKKRYEALQASPLFKPMQYSEDHEQIRKWVPLMMEGRDPNQKLAVTWTPIGTDVNFGEITRQYVGYLQTRPNFDLKLSSEVQDITRNDDGSWHVEYKNLKNGSKAATDARFLFIGAGGAALPLLQKSGIDEAKNYGGFPVGGSFLVTDNPAIAQRHMAKAYGIAATGAPPMSVPHLDTRVLDGKRLILFGPFATFSTKFLKQGSLLDLLASTSVHNAWPMVRVGVREFDLVQYLIGQVLQSDDDRFEALRTYFPEAKKEDWRLWQAGQRVQIIKKDEALGGVLKLGTEVVTSRDGSIAGLLGASPGASTAAPIMLDVLNKVFKNKVASPEWQAKIKQIIPSYGIRLNDHPDQLEKEWAYTNEVLQLEPPVSPQRPESIRPADSQGVASR
- a CDS encoding helix-turn-helix transcriptional regulator gives rise to the protein MPIPPSEERQLTLTVLKAAIQALGSVAARNMEILLHDLDHPEHSVVAIVNGHLSGRSVGSPILAAPEQDQGFKALMQASADQHGREPVVLPDYPTTLKGRTLRSATAIFRDSSGHPFASLCVNTDVTGLDAAMNFLQQLQPLGAIPAVNEPADMELLMSEIIQAALQRSGQGRMNKQAKVEAVRVMQERGLFIVKGGVEKAASALGVTRYTIYNYLEQLRGASQ
- a CDS encoding saccharopine dehydrogenase family protein; the protein is MKKNVLIIGAGGVAKVVAHKCAQHNDELGRIAIASRNISKCQAIIDSVKAKGSLKVPADIQAFSLNALDVEATKALIRETESQIVINVGSAFLNMSVLRACIDTGVAYLDTAIHEEPGKICETPPWYGNYEWKHLEECQAKNITAILGVGFDPGVVNSYAKLAQQQYFDSIDSIDILDVNAGSHGKYFATNFDPEINFREFTGQVWSWQNSQWTSNTMFEVKRTDDLPVVGSQNLYLTGHDEVHSISKNLNVPNVRFWMSFGEHYINVFTVLKNLGLLSEQPVKTAEGLEVVPLKVVKAVLPDPASLAPGYTGKTCIGDLVKGTKDGQPREVFIYNVADHEEAYAETDSQGISYTAGVPPVAAALLVARGEWDAKRMVNVEELPAEPFLKALDVMGLPTRVKDEKGDRPWDAEA
- a CDS encoding UDP-glucose dehydrogenase family protein, which codes for MKVTVFGTGYVGLTQAVCLAQVGHSVLCMDVDADRVASLSEGHCPIFEPGLAPLLEKNLACGRLRFTTDAAAAANYARLQFIAVGTPPQADGSADLKHVFAVVDSILEHADGPKVIVNKSTVPVGTVHRIKARIAQAVADTSRFQVISNPEFLKEGSAVDDCMRPQRIIIGGAEAAEVELLRELYLPFNRNREKFMVMDARSAELTKYAANCMLATKISFINEIANLAEHLGADIEMVRRGIGSDPRIGYDFIYAGCGFGGSCFPKDLQALRHSAEAEGFETQLLRAVESVNEQQKGRLFSKIQRHYPGGLRGKVFALWGLSFKPNTNDIREASSRVLLEALWAAGARVQAHDPQAMEEIRRHYGPRADLQLVPCKDDALRGADALVIVTEWQDYRVLNLDEVPQQLADRVVFDGRNLYEPEHMASAGLAYYGIGRGKIAPA
- the nspC gene encoding carboxynorspermidine decarboxylase → MIKTPYYLIDKTKLLSNMEKIAYVREHSGAKALLALKCFATWSVFDLMQQYMDGTTSSSLFELKLGRQKFAGETHAYSVAWADDEVEEMLENCDKIIFNSIGQLQRFAEQSEGKVRGLRVNPQVSSSDYLLADPARPFSRLGEWDPAKIEQVIEQISGFMFHNNCENGDFGLFDKMLTHIEERFGHLLHKVEWVSLGGGIHFTGEDYAVDAFCARLKAFSEKYGVQVYLEPGEAAITNSASLEVTVLDTLYNGKHLAVVDSSIEAHLLDLLIYRLNAKMAPNDGEHTYMVCGKSCLAGDIFGEYQFDRPLAIGDRLSFIDTAGYTMVKKNWFNGLKMPSIVVKQLDGSVEVVREFGFEDYVSSLS
- a CDS encoding serine/threonine dehydratase family protein, producing the protein MTLHIHTPLIESRPLSLAAGRNIWLKLDALQPCGSFKLRGVGHACEVHHARGARHFVSSSGGNAGLAVAYAGRKLGVPVTVVIPETTTERAKQLLHLEDAKVVVQGSSWQEANALAQTLVGPNDAFIHPFDDPLLWAGHASLVDEVAEAGLKPDAVVLSVGGGGLLSGVVEGLKRNGWGDVPVLAVETEGAASLHAAMQAGHSVELERIASVATSLGAKRVADQALMCVQQHPVHSHLVSDRAALEACERFLLDHRVLVEPACGAALAVAYDAKALGALRNVLVVVCGGATATLEQIQAWLQQAD